A region of Cryptococcus decagattii chromosome 3, complete sequence DNA encodes the following proteins:
- a CDS encoding galactokinase translates to MSAKVPIPVFKSLQEIYPSASAILREGQRWNALLARFQEHFGEAPTYVVRAPGRVNVLGEHIDYSLFPVLPAAIEQDILFAFRPTRPAVGSNPTVRLENYDRKYSYPSCSFSLIPGQNGWDVGLDAGGGWDKYVRAALLECLDELFPVGKEDERQEAVGMNVLISGNIPPGSGLSSSAAMVVGSVIMFLVANNMAEDKTKADVVQLAINSEHRMGLRTGGMDQSASALALPNNLLHLSFYPSLLPSPLPLPGNLSLVITNSLAPHSLTESAPEEYNLRVIEILIATRLILHHWKLESQFSDNPRPWLREVLGAWVGEKDHMGWEKEGEVMEKALGDIEWMKRDGGWSREEMVKYSGMDGELFKKSYLDFLEIRAEKFYLYERLHHTLTESVRVQKFVHLCQSISTSKPLPPSSDTPLPATDDILIQLGKLFNASHASMRDTYDCTHPLVDSLQELCLESGAIGSRMTGGGWGGSVVSLVESSQVPEFLGKVRKGYEKYGDLEDEGWVEVGFATMPGHGAGVYVVEDGVRVVDGRAA, encoded by the exons ATGTCTGCCAAGGTCCCCATCCCGGTCTTTAAATCTCTGCAAGAAATCTATCCATCTGCTTCTGCCATTCTGCGCGAAGG TCAGCGATGGAACGCTCTTCTTGCTCGATTCCAAGAACACTTTGGCGAGGCTCCGACCTACGTCGTTCGCGCCCCTGGACGAGTTAATGTACTCGGAGAGCACATCGATTACTCTCTTTTC CCCGTACTTCCGGCCGCAATTGAGCAAGATATTCTTTTCGCTTTTCGCCCAACACGTCCTGCTGTCGGTTCAAATCCAACAGTGCGGTTAGAAAACTATGACAGGAAGTACAGTTACCCCAGctgctctttctctctcatcCCAGGGCAAAACGGATGGGATGTAGGTCTTGAtgctggaggaggatgggaCAAGTACGTTAGGGCTGCTTTGTTGGAGTGCTTGGATGAGCTTTTCCCCGTTGGCAAAGAGGACGAAAGACAAGAGGCTGTAGGGATGAATGTGCTCATTTCTGGAAACATTCCTCCTGGCTCCGGCTTAAGT AGTTCAGCTGCGATGGTTGTTGGCTCTGTCATCATGTTCCTGGTCGCCAATAACATGGCGGAAGATAAAACCAAAGCGGACGTTGTGCAACTCGCCATCAATTCCGAGCATCGCATGGGCTTGCGCACAGGTGGAATGGACCAATCTGCCTCTGCTCTGGCTTTGCCCAACAACCTGTTACACCTATCTTTTTACCCAAGCTTGTTGCCTTCACCTTTACCTCTTCCCGGTAACCTATCGCTGGTCATCACAAATTCCCTTGCCCCGCATTCTTTGACGGAATCTGCACCTGAAGAGTATAATTTGCGAGTCATTGAGATTCTCATCGCCACCCGTCTGATTCTACATCACTGGAAATTGGAATCACAGTTCAGCGATAACCCTAGACCATGGTTGAGAGAAGTCTTGGGTGCTTGGGTAGGTGAGAAGGACCATATgggatgggagaaggaaggagaggtgATGGAAAAGGCTCTTGGTGACATCgaatggatgaagagggacGGAGGGTGGAGTagggaagagatggtcAAGTACTCGGGCATGGACGGAGAATTGTTTAAAAAGAGTTACCTTGACTTCCTCGAGA TTCGGGCAGAAAAATTCTACCTATATGAACGCTTACATCACACCCTCACCGAATCTGTACGCGTACAAAAATTCGTGCACCTCTGCCAATCCATCTCCACTTCCAAGCccctccctccttcttctgatACCCCTCTTCCTGCAACGGACGACATCCTTATCCAACTCGGCAAGTTATTCAATGCATCACACGCTTCCATGAGGGATACATATGACTGCACCCATCCTCTTGTGGACTCGCTGCAAGAGCTGTGCTTAGAAAGTGGAGCAATCGGTTCAAGAATGACAGGCGGGGGGTGGGGTGGGTCAGTGGTTAGTCTTGTGGAAAGCTCACAGGTGCCCGAGTTTTTAGGAAAAGTTAGGAAAGGATATGAAAAGTATGGTGATctggaggatgaggggTGGGTAGAGGTTGGTTTTGCTACAATGCCGGGCCATGGAGCTGGAG TTTATGTTGTGGAGGATGGGGTCAGAGTGGTAGATGGGAGAGCAGCATAA
- a CDS encoding transcription elongation factor SPT6, producing the protein MSDRSGSASEGEGDEIRPYGEDRDSSEESEDDDPEEAKRIAEGFIVDEDEEDAEGEDDEEDEEARRRRRKEEKRRRKKERRMRRGREEVELSEDELELIEENRGLREGRPLKRLRRRSGSEGSENDRAVPTLQDMFRDDEDRMEDDDDDLMDFIEEDEEDEANQGETEEQRRERRRAEKLKRREQARSRPELTGVDRSSWDEIFAVFGDGQDYDWALEGEDGIDLDEEEAAKKDLRLEDVFDPAEIKARRLQDEDKAVANADRPERHQLVNSTLSNNPVFATDTLYPPPDFAAKWVAPKVSFRTQYLFCNQHPEGSYPIPTVDNPQPYPVYRRPDLEMEFEKAVSTALNMMFVQHLEVPYLWHYKRDVFSLLENQGQSSVLFLERDELWQVYVLGQRYRAIHERNEQTRQQWEKIKARKGDIEDEYFTKGLLGKACVTSIEAAGEGAEWLAYHYASDIKAIKEEEAFDEISKKLPEKAEHEDIRRGKIMKLVEAFGIDANKVASSFQDVNGQPAPVMNPDKMPLELADEFTGAAYSSPEQALSAASFVLIQELSKDPAIRQQARDFMDACGLVTVNATDRGMSVIDQYHLYYNFKFLTDKPVLAFRDSPQFIHMLKAEEEGLISIAFDIPENMLATFTDALIRCCRSNDYGEIASAWNEVRVEACNTLVKKHLMPMASKWIKEHLRTQAEEYIAERCREELELRVNVRPYASSGMEQGETPSVLAITNGKGDIRDAVMAVMLDDEGNVRTQTKFDNLRDEEDKTIFIELLEKRKPKVIVIGGFSVQTARLKDAALAAIRQHAIDRLGQNPPVSDAYPNHEGFQYAMAEYDEKLKAHLIPLIFVNDSTAKLYMSSEEAEKEHPNLPLNGRYALGLARYAQNPLNAYCKLGRHIASVTFMEHHQKLIPQEKLLYHLERGLVNSVCFMGIEINSCVADPYQRAMFPYIAGLGPRKADAVIYGIQKHGALINRMAFTDLGLFGPTIFENTAGFLTIESDLKDMMLEAENPQEQPDPLDMTRIHPENYEFAQKMCQDALDLDVEDVADRHKSEVVQTLMLDDKRGKKLGELNLDDFAFNLQRQGEGNKRHTLGEIVSELIRYRSDRRPPFYVPTDWEIVTMVTGETERTVGRGLKVTATVRKALSARVFCQLESGLDAVLERDYVADEDQAPVTSCDEVFKPRQAIKGVVIMPEPARFQVRISTRPSDLRQGVDFVQPFKDEEYNNKDRRDAAEAATAAKKQRRAGKVQRIVNHPNWHVLNSGQAEQFLASQHRGDCVIRPSSKGPDRIAVTWKVDEDVYQHIDVQEIDKPNEYSLGRILMVGGQYRYSDLDDLIINHVKATARKFDEIQMHEKYKPEHELDAFLKNYVQAHPGRSIYGFSVDSDRPGYLKLCFLSKPTKDGGVIQTWPVRVLPGAYKLGNAIVPGVTELSNAFKMQYSEKLAEQGHQGKTPGIYLGKTPMHLGGRTPALGSRTPAMGSRTPALGSRTPAFGSKTPALGSRTPAQGGPRY; encoded by the exons ATGTCCGACAGGTCTGGCTCCGCCTCTGAAGGCGAAGGCGACGAAATCCGACCATATGGCGAAGACCGTGACTCGTCTGAAGAatctgaagatgatgatccTGAAGAGGCCAAGCGGATTGCGGAGGGATTCATAgtcgatgaggatgaggaagacgcagaaggagaagacgacgaggaagatgaagaggcaAGACGGAGacgaaggaaggaagagaaacgGCGtaggaagaaggaaaggagaatgagaaGAGGGCGAGAAGAAGTAGAGCTCTCGGAGGATGAGCTGGAGCTGATTGAAGAAAATCGTGGACTACGTGAAGGGAGACCGTTgaagagattgaggagGCGTAGTGGGTCTGAAGGGTCAGAGAATGACAGGGCTGTGCCTACTTTGCAAGACATGTTTcgagatgatgaagaccgaatggaagatgatgacgacgatCTCATGGACTTTattgaagaggacgaagaagatgaggccAACCAAGGAGAGACGGAGGagcagagaagagagagaaggagggcagagaagctgaagagaagagaacaGGCTAGGAGCCGTCCAGAGCTGACTGGAGTGGACCGATC TTCGTGGGATGAGATTTTTGCTGTATTTGGCGATGGTCAAGATTACGATTGGGCACTCGAGGGCGAGGATGGTATTGATTtggacgaagaagaggcagcTAAGAAGGACCTCCGTCTAGAAGAT GTGTTCGACCCTGCCGAAATCAAAGCAAGGAGATTGCAGGACGAAGATAAGGCTGTCGCCAACGCTGATCGACCTGAGAGGCACCAACTTGTCAACTCTACATTATCCAACAATCCGGTTTTCGCGACCGATACCCTTTACCCACCCCCGGATTTTGCCGCGAAATGGGTTGCGCCTAAGGTGTCCTTCCGTACCCAATATCTCTTTTGCAACCAACATCCCGAAGGATCCTATCCTATTCCTACAGTTGACAACCCTCAGCCTTATCCTGTGTACCGCCGGCCTGATCTCGAGATGGAATTTGAAAAGGCTGTGTCGACCGCTCTCAACATGATGTTTGTGCAACACTTAGAGGTACCCTACCTATGGCACTACAAGCGCGACGTATTCAGTTTGTTGGAAAACCAAGGACAAAGCTCTGTCCTTTTCTTGGAGCGAGATGAACTTTGGCAGGTCTATGTTCTTGGACAACGCTACCGAGCAATTCACGAAAGGAACGAGCAAACCAGGCAACAATGGGAGAAAATTAAAGCGCGAAAGGGTGATATTGAGGATGAGTACTTCACCAAGGGATTGCTCGGTAAAGCTTGCGTGACGAGCATTGAAGCAGCTGGAGAAGGTGCTGAATGGCTTGCATATCACTATGCGTCTGATATCAAGGCAatcaaggaggaagaggcgtTTGACGAGATATCGAAGAAGTTACCAGAGAAGGCAGAGCACGAAGATATTCGGCGAGGGAAGATCATGAAATTGGTGGAGGCCTTCGGTATTGACGCCAATAAAGTCGCTTCATCTTTCCAGGATGTCAATGGTCAGCCGGCACCTGTAATGAATCCGGACAAGATGCCTCTCGAGTTGGCGGATGAATTTACAGGTGCAGCATATTCAAGCCCTGAGCAAGCTCTCTCTGCCGCTAGCTTTGTCCTTATCCAAGAACTGTCCAAGGATCCAGCTATCCGTCAGCAAGCTCGGGACTTCATGGATGCCTGCGGTCTAGTTACAGTGAATGCCACTGATAGAGGCATGTCGGTAATCGACCAGTATCACCTTTACTACAATTTTAAGTTCCTGACCGACAAACCTGTTCTTGCTTTTAGGGACAGTCCTCAATTCATTCACATGCTCAAGGCCGAGGAGGAGGGTCTTATCAGTATTGCATTCGACATCCCTGAAAATATGCTCGCAACATTCACTGATGCTCTCATCCGATGTTGCCGGTCGAATGACTACGGGGAGATTGCTTCGGCCTGGAATGAAGTCAGGGTGGAGGCTTGTAATACATTAGTGAAGAAGCACTTGATGCCCATGGCCTCCAAGTGGATTAAGGAACATCTCAGGACTCAGGCCGAGGAATATATTGCTGAACGATGTCGAGAAGAATTAGAACTGCGTGTCAATGTCCGACCTTATGCCTCATCGGGCATGGAGCAAGGTGAAACTCCCTCCGTCCTTGCCATCACCAACGGTAAAGGTGATATCCGAGATGCCGTCATGGCTGTCATGCTCGATGACGAAGGTAACGTCCGTACACAAACTAAATTTGACAACTTGCGCGACGAAGAGGACAAGACAATCTTCATAGAATTGCTGGAAAAGCGAAAGCCCAAGGTCATAGTCATTGGCGGGTTTTCTGTCCAGACTGCGCGTCTCAAAGACGCTGCTCTTGCTGCTATCCGCCAGCACGCCATAGATCGTTTAGGTCAAAATCCACCAGTATCCGATGCTTATCCTAATCACGAGGGATTCCAGTATGCTATGGCGGAATACGATGAGAAACTTAAGGCGCATCTAATTCCTCTTATCTTTGTCAACGACTCGACGGCGAAGTTGTATATGTCTTCAGAAGAGGCTGAGAAGGAACACCCAAACTTGCCCTTGAATGGACGGTATGCTTTGGGTCTGGCGAGGTACGCGCAGAACCCCTTGAATGCGTATTGCAAACTGGGTAGGCATATTGCCTCAGTGACCTTCATGGAGCACCATCAAAAGCTTATTCCTCAAGAGAAACTTCTCTACCATCTCGAACGAGGTCTCGTGAACTCAGTCTGCTTCATGGGTATAGAAATTAACTCATGTGTGGCTGATCCTTATCAGCGGGCAATGTTTCCATACATTGCCGGTCTGGGCCCCAGAAAGGCAGATGCTGTTATATATGGTATTCAGAAGCAT GGCGCCCTTATCAATCGTATGGCGTTCACTGACCTCGGTCTCTTTGGACCTACCATCTTCGAAAACACTGCTGGTTTCCTTACGATAGAATCTGATCTCAAGGACATGATGCTGGAAGCCGAAAACCCTCAAGAGCAGCCCGACCCTCTTGATATGACCCGAATTCATCCCGAAAATTACGAGTTCGCCCAAAAGATGTGTCAAGATGCCCTTGATCTCGACGTTGAGGATGTGGCAGATCGACACAAGTCAGAAGTTGTCCAGACTCTTATGCTTGATGATAAGCGAGGGAAGAAACTAGGAGAGCTCAACTTAGATGATTTTGCTTTCAATCTTCAACGACAAGGTGAAGGTAATAAGCGTCACACTCTTGGAGAGATCGTTAGCGAATTGATCAGATACCGATCTGATCGTCGACCCCCTTTCTACGTTCCTACTGACTGGGAGATTGTGACTATGGTTACGGGAGAAACTGAAAGAACTGTTGGGAGAGGATTGAAGGTGACCGCAACTGTCAGAAAAGCCCTTTCCGCTCGAGTTTTCTGCCAGCTTGAATCAGGTTTGGACGCTGTTCTTGAGCGAGATTACGTCGCCGACGAGGATCAAGCTCCGGTCACCTCTTGCGACGAAGTATTCAAGCCTCGTCAAGCTATCAAGGGCGTCGTTATCATGCCTGAGCCTGCTCGTTTCCAAGTACGTATATCCACTCGACCCTCTGATCTCCGACAAGGTGTCGATTTTGTCCAACCTTTCAAAGATGAGGAATACAACAATAAAGATCGTCGAGATGCAGCCGAGGCAGCGACCGCCGCGAAGAAGCAGCGTAGAGCAGGCAAGGTTCAGCGTATTGTCAACCACCCCAACTGGCATGTCCTTAATTCTGGTCAGGCCGAGCAGTTCCTTGCAAGCCAACATCGAGGTGATTGTGTCATCCGACCCTCATCTAAGGGTCCTGATCGGATTGCGGTGACCTGGAAggttgatgaggatgttTATCAACACATTGATGTGCAAGAGATTGATAAGCCAAATGAATACTCTCTGGGAAGGATCCTGATGGTCGGCGGTCAATACAGGTATAGTGACCTGGATGACTTGATCATTAACCATGTCAAAGCAACCGCGAGGAAGTTCGATGAGATTCAAATGCACGAGAAGTACAAGCCGGAACACGAGCTTG ATGCTTTCTTGAAGAACTATGTGCAGGCCCATCCTGGAAGAAGTATCTATGGCTTCAGCGTTGACAGCGATCGACCAGGGTATCTCAAGCTTTGCTTCCTCAGCAAGCCTACAAAAGACGGTGGGGTCATTCAAACCTGG CCCGTTCGAGTCCTTCCTGGTGCCTATAAACTTGGTAACGCTATCGTTCCAGGTGTCACCGAGCTCAGCAATGCCTTCAAAATGCAATACTCTGAAAAGCTTGCAGAACAAGGCCACCAAGGCAAAACCCCAGGTATTTACCTCGGTAAAACCCCCATGCATCTTGGCGGGCGAACGCCTGCCCTGGGGTCCAGGACCCCCGCAATGGGTTCTAGAACTCCTGCTCTAGGTTCCAGAACGCCGGCCTTTGGATCAAAAACACCAGCCCTCGGGTCTAGAACACCCGCCCAGGGAGGACCGAGGTATTAA
- a CDS encoding Sua5/YciO/YrdC/YwlC family tRNA threonylcarbamoyl adenosine modification protein encodes MSAAVRKLLTNTLLRTRSFSMSSNITPIYQCQDWPAIEITHSFSSGHPLDSPHFSIPPSILPHLEEASKHLHSHKTVAVPTETVYGLAASSLDPEACEMIYKIKNRPSDNPLIIHVSSLNMLRRLLPPAYNFSPLYLALINAFWPGPLSLLFPSPFPPPPPAPQTNAIRMPSHPLTLALIAHSNLPLSAPSANSSGRPSPTKAQHVLNDLDGADGLGCIIDGGDCEVGVESTVVNGLEWKEGGGGKVDILRPGGLGVEQIKKIVDEVDGGEGKTEIFLLGKPWKRASFKHSSSTDSVKQNGVNLSTTPKVTLSPSTPGMKYRHYSPRVPVFLLKPSNVFPRPPALTSQSPSSTSAVLRQIVANISSGSKPKTRIGVLHFEGSPLSKQLLLHSDEAELIPVSLGNSAASAAHRLFAGMLSLESIPSTEGQPSGVDAIVIEGCSDDGLGLAVMERVGKAVGGGGVLGDVAADDEKVISGGNKFWVDVSSF; translated from the exons ATGAGTGCTGCTGTTCGCAAGCTATTGACCAACACATTATTACGGACGAG GTCATTCTCAATGTCGAGCAACATTACTCCAATTTACCAATGCCAAGATTGGCCTGCAATTGAGATTACGCATTCTTTCTCATCCGGTCACCCCCTTGACTCTCCTCACTTCTCTATACCACCTTCCATTCTGCCTCATCTAGAAGAGGCATCAAAGCACCTTCATTCACATAAGACAGTCGCTGTTCCGACTGAGACAGTGTATGGCCTCGCAGCTTCGTCACTTGATCCTGAAGCTTGCGAAATGATCTACAAAATCAAAAATCGGCCATCAGACAATCcgctcatcatccacgTCTCATCACTAAATATGCTGCGGCGCCTCCTACCACCTGCCTATAATTTCTCCCCTCTCTATCTTGCCCTTATCAACGCCTTTTGGCCCGGTCCTTTGTCTTTATTATTCCCATCACCATTTCCTCCGCCGCCACCTGCCCCTCAGACAAATGCCATCCGCATGccttcccatcctctcaCCCTTGCTCTTATAGCCCACTCCAACCTTCCGTTATCCGCCCCCTCAGCCAATTCTTCGGGTAGACCAAGCCCCACAAAAGCACAACATGTCTTGAATGATCTCGACGGAGCGGACGGCTTGGGATGCATCATAGACGGAGGTGACTGTGAAGTGGGTGTGGAATCTACCGTCGTAAATGGACTTGAATggaaggaggggggaggagggaaggtGGACATCCTCCGCCCTGGCGGACTAGGAGTCGAGCAAATCAAGAAGATTGTAGATGAAgttgatggtggagagggcaAGACAGAAATATTTTTGCTCGGAAAACCTTGGAAGCGGGCATCATTCAAGCATTCGTCATCTACAGATTCCGTCAAGCAAAACGGCGTCAACCTTTCCACGACTCCGAAGGTCACTCTTTCACCTTCAACACCCGGTATGAAATACCGACATTATTCCCCCCGGGTACCCGTATTTCTTCTTAAACCCAGCAACGTCTTCCCTCGTCCACCAGCTCTCACGTCACAATCTCCGTCATCTACGTCTGCTGTACTTCGGCAAATAGTGGCAAACATATCATCGGGCTCAAAGCCCAAGACGAGGATAGGAGTTCTCCATTTTGAGGGTTCCCCATTGAGCAAGCAGTTGCTCCTACATTCGGATGAAGCGGAATTAATCCCTGTGTCTTTAGGTAATTCTGCGGCTTCGGCAGCTCATCGATTGTTCGCCGGAATGCTCTCTCTGGAGAGTATCCCCTCGACAGAAGGCCAGCCGTCTGGAGTTGATGCTATCGTCATTGAAGGCTGCTCAGATGACGGTTTGGGGTTGGCGGTGATGGAAAGGGTGGGCAAGGCAGTAGGCGGCGGCGGGGTTTTAGGAGATGTAGCCGCCGACGACGAGAAGGTTATCAGTGGCGGAAACAAGTTCTGGGTGGATGTTAGTTCTTTTTGA